The DNA window TAACTGATCTctcatttttacatctttaaaatTGTTAGTTTTCTCTTTAggttcacatttttttttaatgaatcgtGACTTTCAGTAAAACTTAGTATTAGAGAACTGGAcaataaagttataattgaaAAATGCATTACGTAAATGCGATTATGTAAGCTTGTTAAATTTCTTATCGTgcactttacaaaacaaaaataaaaacatcttaTACTGTTAAAAACTGAtaaatttttaatcaacttaTTTTACGGAGTATATTTTTACAACCTAGACGATTTAACTTAATTAAGATCGTTTGATCGAAATTCTAGAAGTGTTTATTTTGGTAGAGGAAGTGAAATTAGTACGAAAAACTTAAAGAACCGATATTTGGCATCAACgcagaatatatttttaaacgcGACGAAATATTAATAGCAATATTACCAAAAAggacaaaaataattccaatgagacaatttcaacattttactaatttttaaagtgactcatttattttgatataaccAAGCTTGACAATTGTTCGTGCTTACAAGATCTATTTccattaattaaatgaattatgGTTTCATTCTTCTcacaaaatgtttgtttaaaattagaCATTGTCAACTGTGACGATTCTTTTTTTACTGAACACGTCATAGTTTGCATAAACTGAAAATTCTTTATTCTACATTACtttgatttcaatttcataaaatacTGTCTCCATTTTCTTGACAAAATCATTAAACCAGAACACTACCTCAAttattttgcccccccccccccccgtccccCCACCAATGATTTACACGTTAACTCAACTTAAACATTCTTCACACTTGCTAATTTGCTTACACATCGTGAAATATACTTTGTAATTTCTGTTGACAATccaatatctatctatctatctatctatctatctatctatctatctatctatctatctatcaaaaGATGGTATgcaataatatttattaaaaaactcatATTAAGTACAGAAGCATGCATAAGTTTTTCATGAGTTCTTTGTCGAGAGAAACGAGAGTTCCCCCTAATGttttttgaagaaaacaaaaaccCGGATTTCTGGCAATAAGTTATaagaaattgtatttaaaaactaCACGGAACAATGATGaaatttgatgtaaaaataatcaaatgataaacaaacaaacaaaaaagaaaaaaaacaacaacccaaAACACGAAAATCGCCACTTGGTATCTTATGTGTTGTAAGGTGAAATTCTCATTTATCATTAACTCCATCTTCGCCAGCTAAGGTTacgatttgtttattttcttcttttggTAGATGAAAATGAACGAATCGGACCCTTGGATAgagaaaatgtatttaatttaactTTCGAGAATCGTTTCCAAAAGGTAGCTAATACAAGCGAATTTCCTAATGTCATTTAGTATCAAAGACATATTTGAGTATTATGGCTATTCTTTCATAtatagttttgtttgtttgcagttatacatgtagtgttgTATGAACTGATGCTTGAACTAGTACTCGTGCGGTTTCCTCGATAAAATtacaaagaatttttaataaagaacgagcgttttatttatttaagttggattctttctataaataggaacaaattaaaatgaaaatcagtTGAACTTTGCtataaaattgagaaaaaactAAACATTGAAAGAATGAAGAAACGTCACTCATTTAATTAATCATAACTGAGTTGAGACaactcaaataaatttttaatatgattaattaaaagTTCTGCAAAACTTGTTATTTTTTAACGGTTGCTCTTATTCAGTATGAGTTTAGAACCTTATATGGCATGACGATATGTTGAAAATTCCTGTCATTGTGTATTTTTCTACGTGTTTTTACTTGGTAGAAACCGGGGGCTgcaatatcatacatgtactaatatacttttatgaaataaacgCAGTAAACACGACCTTGGGAATTTGTTGAGACTGGATCTTTAATTAGCTTACTTGTCGTGATGCATTTTCTAGGTTTCTTAGAACGTTAATCATATTAAAACCGAAACTGAACTTTTAAACCAAAAGGTTTTCGACATCCCTTTCCCCCAACAAACAGTATATATATACCACTTAAACACACAAATGTTCCCTCAGGAACAAAATGTCGAAGAAAGCAGACTTGTTGAGTGGTATCGATGAAGAAGACCAAGAAAACCAAACTCTGGTCTTCAAAGTGTTTGGTTACGGGTCTCTTCTGTGGAAAGTGAACTTTAATTACTCTTCTCGTGATCATGGTCATATCAAAGGGTTCCAGAGAAAATTCTGGCAGAATAACAAGACTCATCGAGGGACAGAAGAAAAGGTACTCACTCTAATGGCTTCATACAGTTTCCAAGTTTGTCagatggttttatttttatatctgtTGGTAATTTTTACCTAACCATACCAGTTATCGAATGAATTGAACTTTCCTTctgaaattaacattttaacattgacgatttattttattttacgcATGTAGCCCGGACGAGTAGCCATTCTTCACAAAGCTAAAGAAGACGTgagtaaaatatttcaaagagaCATTTTATTACGTTTATTATAAACTACTGTcgtatttttcatattttatccctttattattcatcaatttaaattttatttcaactgATTTCTTTCTAAGTTAGTCGGTTGTAAATTACAGATAActtatatatttctgttttaatatttttgtaggaTAAGCTCTGTGGCGCAATGTTTACCATTAAGGGTGCATCAGACATTGAGGATGCCAAACAGAAATTGGATACACGGGAAACAGTGCTCGGTGGTTACATCTCAATTCCGACCACGTTCTACGATGAATGTGGTGTCAAGTCCGACGTCACTGTATTTACAGCTACCCCTGACAACGACCTCTATGTGGGACAGATTTGTGATCATCCTCATGATGACGTAGAACATATAGCTACACAGGTTGTCGACGCAAAAGGCCGCGCTGGAACCAATGCAGAATATGTCATCAGACTGGCAGATTATGTTAGAAGACATTTTCCAAACGAGGACGAcgaacatttatttttgctcgAGAAAAAAGTCACCGAAAAATTGAGAAATCGTTCGCGGACAATTCAAATCAACTACGATCATATGAATGATATTAATCATcatgatatttgattttctgaaTGTAACAACTTGTTGTGCTATGATTGTTGCATCTATGAATATTGCTAATATCTTTTCATTGTTTCATTTATATCATGAATGTACGATGGTtggtaaatcatattttaattatgttaattaatatatcttgttaaatattttaaagttacgATTCTCGTTGATTCTTACTATAAACGTACAAAACGTAAGTTTAAAGCCAGctgcaaattataaaaaaaataactcaaaGGAAAGccttaaagttttaaaaaagatttttgttatggtgtgtaATAGCCAATTTCCAAATTAAACCTTTTCGAAGGTAAATTTGCTAATGTTTAACGAAAGCATGTGCTTTTTTAACCtattaacaataaaatacataCCGGTAATAGAAATGCAATCATAAAATGCGTATTTTGTAAAATCCTTTCAATATTCACACCAATAGATATCTTACCCACGTGGCGCTCAACCTGCCATAACAAATGGCTAAAGAACGGTATTGATATTTGGTTATTTTCCACGCATCTTTGCAAAAATGGAATCAAAGTTTTATTTACGTCGTAGATGCGCGAAGTTTTCAGAACAATATGAATTGCTATCGGGTGCGATATTTTATATGACGCCCTCTAAAAAACAAATTACGGTTATGTGTTGTGTATTTTTAGATTCTTTGCAAGGAATTTAATAAAGGTATTAATGATAagtaaaactattaaaaattaTACGCTGTTGATttattaatgaatttttaaataaatattttcatttcggAGAATGCCCTCAAAAGttatgtttttctttgtttcattaatgaaataaatgttgGATTGTCAATATGTCGTTATAATTTTGTATCTGAAGAATCTTTTCTTAGGAATACCTGCATGcacaattaaaatgtaataGTCTTTACATAGATCGCTTTATTCTCCGATGACAAAATGGGAAAACACCAGGGCTTGAAAATAAGGATTAAAGTTTACATCTAACTGCAAATTCCAGGAAAATATAATGACCAAAACTAAACCCATTGACGCCCTAACCACAAGGTTAATACGCCGTTTGATGACATGTAATGGCATAGTTccaaattaaagaaaacaactTTTTGTAGGCTGATCAAATACCGGGTACTATGTAATTAAGTTACCAATTTCTTCCTTCTTGTGACAATCTAAGGATACTAGTACATTACTTATAGTCTATTGTATGGTCAAAGAGATAGCACAAATGTATTCAGTAGACGTTAATGGTTATTGAATGTTGTTTACTTGTCTGGTGTTTGGTTATTTTAAACGCAGCTTTGCACAATTGAAACTGAAACAAACTTGTTTACGCGACTGATCTCATTGATTTTTCACAATGTTTCCCCCTTgcatgataaaaacaaaataataatttaaatatttaaatccaCTTTCAGAAGCAATAGTTCGTCCCTTCTTTTCCTGTACCTTGGTCTGGCTTTTAATTACATTCCCCATCTATGTGGCACCTCGTCGTAATGTAAAATAGTTTTTGGCACTTCatttaatatatcattattcATGGAAATTGTTGTTTGTTGTTTAGAATCTGAAGTGTAGTAAAGGTATACCGTACTCATAAggttaaagatatatatatatatatatatatatatatatatatatatatatatatatatatatatatatatatatatatatatatatatatatatactagtatatatattcTACAAAGTCTAAGTTGTGATAAAAACCAATATgcaatttgtaaaatatcagCTAGATTAGATATATATACCATGCTGTCAATATTAAGTTAATTTGTGTATATTACATATTAATGGTAAATTGTATTCCTTGATAAAATTACACAAAAATGCACTTATGCAATGCAGATCTCTATTACACAAgttaaatacacatgtagtcCGGAAATTGGGATGGAAAAATGAATGAAACTACATTACAAACATAAAGAGCACTAATTTACAATCACATTACCTTTGCTAAAAAAGATATGTTTTTtaggaaaaatgtttgtttactATCGCTGCATGTCAGCACGTGCAAAATGCACTAGCCACACACTATTATGAAACAGAAACATACCTATCTGAACAGTAAAAAGGGAGATTTACAGCATGCTTACAACTAAACAATACCGATATATTCGGTGTAGACAAAAATAATCTGGATTGAAACACTTCCTAGAAGACGAaggacgaatagggccacatttaaaaatatttttatcccgtatttacgagaaaagatctcgttattacgtgGCTTCTATTTAAGAGGAGAAGTGGAGGACATTATAGAACGTAATAGCAATGCATTTATTAGTTAATATCCAATCACTGTGAAAGTTCAATAGAAAACATTTTaagttttcattcttttttactTTGTGGCTATATTGTTCTCACCCAAGGGCCTGAACCCCTAAAACAGGGACCAGAAATTTTGTAACTGGCGcaggaaaatatcacattttttagcaattCAGAATTGCCGTAGATTCATgagtttatttggcattttaaaagcaataacattagtgttggattttttttaactaattaaatgtaatgtgaactaatgataagaTACTttggtttcagaatatgtttaaaaatatgatctgcctatcaaatttatttttattagctttttaaagcgctgaTTCTATACATcgattattatgaaaaaatcacTGAAATAAGATTTTCTCTCATactaaatggtcaatatattagcttttctgccaatttatatttttatataaagtcttcataatatgtaaaaatcaaaaatattttaaaattggaagtgtaaaaaaattatcaaaatattttcaaaatttaagataattagaggaaatgcggactaagcaatatcaattttagtttcaatatttattccaatttagatAAGTAGTATAAGATGATGGACATTCTGATGTTCTATCATTTAATTAAAGAATAGAAACTTAATATCTTAAACACATGTCTACATAACTGCAAATAACTACTCCTATTTTTATCATCCTCTAAATTGAAGAAAAAGGTATTAACCTTGACCTGAACTTTATGCGAAAACAAgatggtcaaatttgattaaactgatagaatcatttggttatatgatccgtttgactgtgtcaaaattttatgaatttctcATTATatgaagtatgtttgataacgaggagactccttccttaacagGTCGGGGaaactaccttatatggatattGTTGTCTTAGCGCAGAGCGATGCGTACCGCAAAGAACTGTCCAATCAGTTAATAAAGAGCAACACATTTGATTTACTACATGTTTAGGTTTTTACAATAAACACGTGGTTTAGACTAGATTGGTCAGTTTGTCGATTACGTCTGTGCCTCATTtagtatgtaaatttattcCGACATTAtctttggatgtcgtcggtccaagcggtgcagacaaattgaataccgcgcgttatttaatttatattttcatactaacgtctaattgtatgaaatattatGTATCGTCGCTATAAAATTATATGCGCTCTCAGTCatggatatgaaacatacattgAACAGCCAAATGCATATTAACATGCTATTTAGATGTCTTCCGCGACTTTAAATTGAGTGCCAGAAAGTCTTTTTTGATTGACGGATAAGATTTTACGATTATTTTCCAttagtacatatcaaattggttatgtaagttaaaacgtttaaattaatcttattaaaaatACTCAAATCGCGTGATGACGTTTTTATTTGTGGTCCTGGCCCATGAGTCAGCCAAGGATATTCACATGAAAATGGAACGTTGCATATATAAGGCAATGACTAttctattttgttttgcataatttttttttggcattttctaTATAGCTATTAAAACAATGATTAAgaattaacaaatttaaatgtaatgtaactagttttttttaacaggatCACAGAGAAATAAATCAATGTTATGTTGTAGAAATTTCCATATTTATCAAaagtatcttttttatttctaaataaactgattttagttactaaagaaaaatatcataataattcGAATtcaaattctaatgaaaaaattccATGCCTGTTCATTTTTATTGCCTCTGGTTTTACATTAGACTACATAAAAAAATGTGGAACTTTTAAATTAGAATATTTATACTAAActtatcattatattgttaacTGATCTCTCATATGTTACATCATTTTAATTGTTAGTTGTTTCTTTAggttcacattttttttttaataaatcgtGACATTCAGTAAAACTTAGTATTTGAGAACTGGAcaataaagttataattgaaAAATGCATCACTTAAATGCGATTTTGGAAGCTTGTTAAATTTCTTATCGTGCACTTTACAAATTTATACtattaaaaactgataatttctGATCAACTTATTTTACAGAGTATATTTTTACAACCTgcacatttttcttaatttagatCGAAATTCTAGAAGTTGTTTATTTTGGTAGAGGAAGTGAAATTACTACGAAAAACTTAAAGAACCGATAGTTGGCATCAacgcaaaatatattttaatagcCTTTTGTCTTTCAAGCGCGACAAAATATTGATAGCAATATCACCGATAggacaaaaataattccaatGACGCAAATTCAACATTTTACTAGTTTTTAAAGTGACTCCCTTATTTTGACATAACTAACTTGGCAATTGTTCATGCTTACAAGATctagttttattaaatgaattatggtgtcatgcttttcacaaaagctttgtttaaaaTTAGACATTGTCAACTGTGACGATTCTTTTTTTACTGGAAAAagtaataatttgaataaactgAAAATCCTTTATTCTACATTACTTTGATTTCAATTTCATGAAATACTGTCTCCATTTTCTTGACAAAATCATTAAACCAGAACACTACCTCAATTATTTTGCCCTCCCCCCCTTCCCACCAATGATTTACACGTTAACTCAACTTGAACAATCTTCACACTTGCTAATTTGCTTACACATCGTGAAAGATACTTTGTAATTTCTGTGGACAATccaatatctatctatctatctatctatctatctatctatctatctatctatctatctatctatctatctatctatctatctatctatctatctatctatctatcaaaaGATGGTATGCAAtaatatttaccaaaaaaaatcatattaagtACAGAAGCATGCATAAGTTTTTCATGAGTTCTTTGTCGAGATAAACAAGAGTTCCCCCAAATGTttttgaagaaaacaaaatcccGGATTTCTGGCAATAAGTTAAaagaaattgtatttaaaaactaCACGGAACAATGATGaaatttgatgtaaaaataatccaatgataaacaaacaaacaacaaagaaaaaatactaaaaacCCAAAACACGAAAATCGCCTTTTGGTATCTTATGTGTTGTAAGGTGAAATTCTCATTTATCGTTAACTCCATCTTCGCCAGCTAAGGGTccgatttgtttattttcttcttttggTAGATGAAAATGAACGAATCGGACCCTTGGCTggagaaaatgtattttatttaactttcgAGAATCGTTTACAAAAGGGAGCTAATACAAGCGAATTTCCTAATGTCATTTAGTATCAAAAACATATTTGAGTATTATGGCTACTCTTTCATATATAGTTTTGTTTGTTAATGTTTTGCTTGAACCAGCACTCGTGCGGTTTCCTCGATACAATTACAAagaatatttgataaagaacgagctttttatttatttttttaggttGGATTCCTTCTACCAAtagaaacaaatcaaaatgaaaatcaattgaacaataaaattgaaaaaaagctAAACATTGAAAGAATAAAGAAACGTCACTCATCTAATTAATCATAACTGAGTTGAGACAactcaaataaattttgaatatggTTAATTAACAGTTTTACAAAACTTGTTATTTTTTAACGGTTGGTCTTATTCAGTATGAGTTTAGAACCTTATATGGCATGACGATATGTTAAAAATTCCTGtcattgtgtatatatatttacatattttctaCGTGTTTTTACTTGGTAGAAACCGGGGGCTGCAAtagcatacatgtactaataccCGGTGTACTATTATGAAATAAACGCAGTAAACACGACCTTGGGAATTTGTTGAGACTGGATCTTTAATTAGCTTACGTGTCGTGATGCATTTTCTAGGTTTCTTAGATCGTTAATCATATTAAAACCGAAACTgaacttttaaataaatgttcccTTAGGAACAAAATGTCGAAGAAAGCAG is part of the Crassostrea angulata isolate pt1a10 chromosome 3, ASM2561291v2, whole genome shotgun sequence genome and encodes:
- the LOC128176568 gene encoding glutathione-specific gamma-glutamylcyclotransferase 1-like encodes the protein MSKKADLLSGIDEEDQENQTLVFKVFGYGSLLWKVNFNYSSRDHGHIKGFQRKFWQNNKTHRGTEEKPGRVAILHKAKEDDKLCGAMFTIKGASDIEDAKQKLDTRETVLGGYISIPTTFYDECGVKSDVTVFTATPDNDLYVGQICDHPHDDVEHIATQVVDAKGRAGTNAEYVIRLADYVRRHFPNEDDEHLFLLEKKVTEKLRNRSRTIQINYDHMNDINHHDI